The DNA window AAATAGTGTATGCATCAGACCTATGTGAGTATCAATATCTGGAACTGTTAAGGCATGAGTATTGATATCAAAGATCTGAGACATTTGTTTTACAAGATCAATCTTAGGAACTCTGGCTTCAGATTCATACTGAGCCATGCGGACATCTGAGGTTTTTCCCATGAATCCCAGTTGTTCTCCGAGTTGCTTTTGTGTCATGCCTTTGCGGTTGCGAAAAAATTTGATACGTTGTCCGATTGCCATTCTTGTTTGCCTCCTTATAGTGGTCATTCGTGTTGCCGTAATTAATTGTGATAGAAAATAAAACAATTCTGTTTAGGTTCAGTATAGCATGAGCAATTTTGGATAGCAAGAAGAACTTAAACAAAAAAATTTAATGTCCTCATAAAATCGCTTGACTTAAATTAAAATGTTTAGTATCATGCAAATGTAGTAACTTAAACAAAATGCGTTAAGATAGAAAGGAGAGATGAGATGTGACGAACAGAACTTTTATGACAGTAGAAGAAGTTGCAGCGGAACTGGGAGTTTCCAAGTCTTATGCTTATAAGATTGTCAAACAGTTAAATGATGAATTACAGAAGCTGGGTTATCTTACGGTAGCTGGCAGAGTAAACACCAATTATTTCCGCAAAAAAGTATGTTACAGCGAAGTGTAAGAGAGAGGAGAATTTGTATGAGTATTTACAAAGATAATGTCACTGGGAAGTGGCGAGTGGTTTATCGGTATACCGACTGGACAGGGAAA is part of the Blautia faecicola genome and encodes:
- a CDS encoding helix-turn-helix domain-containing protein yields the protein MTNRTFMTVEEVAAELGVSKSYAYKIVKQLNDELQKLGYLTVAGRVNTNYFRKKVCYSEV